A portion of the Thermococcus sp. EP1 genome contains these proteins:
- a CDS encoding class II glutamine amidotransferase produces MCRVLFAVGNGSEMKEFVDALVKSSENDVYKVAFGKSPYHKDGWGFVWISKDDLEYYKTSKPIFEDTKGVRKFLESLDGFGVLLAHTRAASQGTVNLFNAQPLVYSSPEGFNFWFYHNGDLNKQILIDMAGLDNEKLKDISDSHVLGLYLLSSLRSFSKDEILKRFKEIVPVVKTTLNTASLFITPSEIKGFVTAYMVREREENSLYKRYSRLLKVERENLFAIVSSTFEVYSELSFEEVKNRTAFYLTIDLENEKFEIEELTL; encoded by the coding sequence ATGTGCAGAGTGCTTTTTGCAGTTGGAAATGGAAGTGAAATGAAAGAGTTTGTGGATGCCTTGGTAAAATCCTCGGAGAATGACGTTTATAAAGTGGCATTTGGAAAAAGTCCCTATCACAAGGATGGCTGGGGCTTTGTATGGATTAGTAAGGATGATTTAGAATATTATAAAACATCTAAGCCTATTTTTGAAGACACAAAAGGTGTAAGAAAGTTTTTAGAATCCCTTGATGGTTTTGGTGTTCTTCTAGCCCATACAAGAGCTGCTAGCCAAGGAACTGTTAATCTTTTCAATGCTCAGCCTTTAGTGTATTCCTCCCCAGAGGGTTTTAATTTCTGGTTTTATCATAATGGAGATTTGAATAAGCAGATATTGATAGATATGGCTGGATTGGACAATGAAAAGCTTAAAGATATCTCTGACAGCCATGTACTGGGCCTCTATTTGCTGAGTTCATTGCGGTCTTTCTCGAAGGATGAGATCTTAAAAAGATTCAAGGAAATTGTCCCTGTGGTTAAGACAACGCTTAACACTGCCAGCTTATTTATCACACCATCTGAAATAAAGGGCTTTGTAACTGCTTATATGGTGAGGGAAAGAGAAGAGAATTCATTATATAAACGGTATTCGCGCCTCTTAAAAGTAGAAAGAGAAAATCTCTTTGCGATAGTTTCATCAACATTTGAAGTCTACTCAGAATTAAGCTTTGAGGAAGTTAAAAATAGGACTGCTTTTTACCTGACTATAGATCTCGAAAATGAAAAATTTGAAATAGAAGAGCTTACTCTCTAA
- a CDS encoding Rossmann-like domain-containing protein, whose translation MILKQLKEKAMKKIKEDFRILDFSFALPYTYVVLEGPEGKAIGLAMTLPEEIGEYKTSFKSPSLKEFIDKTDSLNIIERTLGVATINAISQYYIDLTQSTSQDATDLIDDAKKIAVIGNMPPIVRTLKEKGKEIFVFERNPKLWDRETLSDSLEYYLLPEMDAVIVSGSALVNCTLDMIVKRSKKAKKIILTGATAQILPEFLKGSGVTHLASVKVIDVEKAILNLKMGSFRGFGEQSRKYVIEV comes from the coding sequence GTGATCCTTAAACAACTCAAAGAGAAAGCTATGAAGAAAATAAAAGAAGACTTTAGAATACTGGACTTCTCATTCGCGTTGCCTTATACTTATGTTGTCTTAGAAGGGCCCGAGGGGAAAGCTATTGGCTTAGCAATGACACTCCCCGAAGAGATAGGAGAATACAAGACATCGTTTAAGTCGCCTAGCTTAAAAGAGTTCATTGATAAAACAGACAGCCTAAACATTATAGAAAGAACTCTTGGAGTAGCAACAATCAATGCTATTTCTCAATATTATATCGATCTAACTCAAAGTACTTCTCAAGATGCTACTGACCTCATAGATGATGCCAAAAAGATAGCCGTTATCGGAAATATGCCTCCAATAGTTAGAACATTGAAAGAAAAAGGAAAAGAGATCTTTGTATTCGAAAGAAATCCCAAATTGTGGGATAGAGAGACTTTAAGTGATAGCCTCGAGTATTACCTACTTCCTGAAATGGATGCAGTAATAGTAAGTGGATCCGCTCTGGTAAACTGCACTCTTGACATGATAGTGAAAAGAAGCAAAAAGGCCAAGAAAATCATTTTAACTGGAGCAACTGCTCAAATTCTCCCAGAATTTTTGAAAGGAAGTGGAGTAACCCATTTGGCCTCAGTGAAAGTTATTGATGTGGAAAAAGCCATTTTAAACCTAAAAATGGGAAGCTTCAGAGGCTTTGGCGAACAAAGCAGAAAATATGTAATTGAAGTCTAA
- a CDS encoding type I restriction endonuclease, producing MLKLQETIISVIKKVREHRLLYEKNEEAVKQHLIGEIFRTLGWNWENPREVRPEERTEDGRADYALVLEDKVVAYVEAKNLGINVLKNERALRQLARYCFSRGVKYGIITNGTQWKVVKAFEENSTLEDRILLRIDLLNEPLERAALKLSFLSKNKITRLEDYSLYLKAFTWGFENLKKSYPKDFLFSYLTGSIKSNFLLLDHLDGSEIPKGLYVYDNGWKGVPLIEKNLKGVLLSLLLYLAEKASKKERNEILIAYKQLRNIQLSKDKIMLLLRELEKEKGVKIGLEI from the coding sequence ATGCTAAAACTTCAGGAGACTATAATAAGTGTCATCAAAAAAGTGCGTGAACACAGGCTGCTTTATGAAAAAAATGAAGAAGCTGTAAAGCAACACTTGATAGGTGAAATCTTTAGAACGCTAGGCTGGAACTGGGAAAACCCAAGAGAGGTTAGACCAGAGGAAAGAACAGAGGATGGAAGAGCTGACTATGCCCTAGTGCTTGAAGATAAGGTTGTTGCTTATGTTGAGGCCAAGAATCTGGGAATTAATGTCTTAAAAAACGAGAGAGCTTTAAGGCAGCTTGCTAGATACTGCTTTTCTCGTGGAGTTAAATATGGAATAATCACAAACGGGACTCAATGGAAAGTTGTGAAGGCCTTTGAAGAAAATTCTACTCTCGAAGATAGGATCTTGTTAAGAATTGACCTTCTAAATGAACCTCTTGAACGTGCTGCACTGAAACTGAGTTTCTTATCAAAGAATAAAATCACAAGATTAGAAGACTACTCCCTTTATCTGAAAGCTTTTACATGGGGTTTTGAAAATCTCAAAAAAAGTTACCCCAAAGATTTTCTCTTCTCATATTTAACCGGTTCAATAAAATCAAATTTCCTCCTTTTGGATCATTTAGATGGAAGCGAAATCCCCAAAGGCCTCTATGTGTATGACAACGGTTGGAAAGGTGTTCCACTAATTGAGAAAAATCTTAAAGGGGTCTTACTCTCCCTGCTCCTGTACCTAGCAGAAAAAGCATCTAAAAAAGAGAGAAACGAGATTCTTATAGCATACAAACAGCTAAGAAACATTCAACTAAGCAAGGATAAAATCATGCTCCTCCTCCGCGAACTGGAAAAAGAGAAAGGAGTTAAAATTGGCTTGGAGATCTAA
- a CDS encoding universal stress protein, with the protein MFEKVLFPTDFSEVSRHALKNCIPQLFEVGAKELYLVHIVDITATDIEAIELMKIDEGELNRIAEEIRAKGIEVNPIVKIGIPSLEIAEIAQENNVDLVVIPSKGENILRQMFLGSTASNLVRATKKPVLVVKYEWDEEKEEIKCLSNCKEIFKRPLIAVDFSECSEKVINAVKKFEELIEEVTLIHVVDYGKHEELERNIESAKVKLREFAKFFKVPSKTEVLTGIASHSILGTALAKDSSLIVVGKKGRSVIKDLLLGSTAERVVRDSKLPVLLVPCE; encoded by the coding sequence ATGTTTGAAAAAGTGTTGTTTCCAACTGACTTCTCTGAGGTCTCGAGGCATGCCCTTAAGAATTGTATTCCTCAGCTCTTTGAGGTAGGGGCTAAGGAATTATATTTAGTCCACATAGTTGATATAACTGCTACAGATATAGAGGCAATAGAACTTATGAAAATAGATGAAGGAGAACTTAATCGGATTGCTGAAGAAATCAGAGCTAAGGGCATCGAGGTAAATCCAATAGTGAAAATTGGCATACCTTCTCTTGAAATCGCTGAGATTGCACAGGAAAACAATGTAGATCTTGTTGTTATACCCTCTAAGGGTGAAAATATTCTTAGGCAGATGTTTTTAGGAAGCACTGCTTCGAATCTTGTCAGGGCCACAAAGAAACCAGTACTAGTTGTGAAATATGAATGGGATGAAGAGAAAGAAGAAATTAAGTGTCTGTCAAACTGTAAAGAAATTTTTAAGAGACCTCTTATTGCTGTGGACTTTTCTGAGTGTTCTGAAAAGGTTATAAATGCTGTAAAGAAGTTTGAGGAGCTCATTGAAGAGGTCACCCTAATTCATGTGGTCGATTATGGAAAGCATGAGGAGCTAGAAAGGAATATTGAAAGTGCTAAAGTTAAGCTAAGAGAATTTGCAAAATTCTTCAAGGTCCCAAGTAAGACGGAAGTCTTAACCGGGATTGCATCTCACTCAATTCTTGGAACAGCCCTAGCAAAAGATTCTTCACTTATAGTTGTAGGTAAGAAAGGTAGGAGTGTTATAAAAGACCTTTTGCTTGGAAGTACCGCAGAAAGAGTCGTGAGGGATTCAAAACTCCCAGTACTCCTGGTGCCATGTGAATAA
- the gcvT gene encoding glycine cleavage system aminomethyltransferase GcvT: MKRVHIFDWHKEHAKKVEEFAGWEMPIWYSSIKEEHLTVRNGVGIFDVSHMGEIFFKGKDALKFLQYVTTNDISRPPAISGTYSLVLNERGAVKDETLVFNMGNDTYMMVCDSDAFEKLYAWFTSIKGAIEQYTDLDLEIENKTYDYVMFSIQGPKAKDVAMELFGIDINQLWWFQAKEVELDGIKMILSRSGYTGENGFEVYFEDVNPYHPDESKRGKPEKALYVWEKILEVGQKYGIKPAGLGARDTLRLEAGYTLYGNETKELQLLSTDIDEVTPLQANLDFAIFWDKDFIGKEALLRQKEIGLPSKMVHFKMVDKGIPRAGYKVYAEGKEIGEVTSGTMSPLLGVGIGIAFVKPEYAKPGVEIEIEVRGQKKKALTVAPPFYDPKKYGAFREE, encoded by the coding sequence ATGAAGAGGGTACACATCTTTGACTGGCATAAGGAGCATGCAAAGAAGGTGGAGGAATTCGCAGGCTGGGAAATGCCCATTTGGTACTCAAGCATAAAAGAAGAACACTTAACCGTTAGAAATGGGGTTGGGATCTTTGACGTATCTCACATGGGTGAGATATTCTTTAAAGGAAAAGACGCCCTCAAGTTTCTCCAGTATGTCACAACAAACGATATCTCAAGACCACCAGCAATAAGCGGTACCTACAGCCTTGTTCTTAATGAAAGAGGGGCCGTTAAAGACGAGACCCTCGTGTTTAATATGGGCAACGATACATATATGATGGTATGTGACAGCGATGCTTTTGAGAAACTCTATGCATGGTTTACTTCAATCAAAGGCGCAATTGAGCAATACACAGACCTTGATCTCGAAATCGAAAACAAAACTTATGACTACGTAATGTTTTCAATTCAAGGGCCAAAAGCAAAAGATGTTGCCATGGAGCTATTCGGAATTGATATTAATCAGCTATGGTGGTTCCAAGCCAAAGAAGTCGAGCTTGATGGCATAAAAATGATTCTCTCAAGAAGTGGTTACACTGGAGAGAACGGTTTTGAGGTTTACTTCGAAGATGTAAATCCATATCATCCCGATGAAAGCAAGCGTGGAAAGCCCGAGAAAGCCCTCTACGTGTGGGAAAAGATCCTTGAAGTTGGGCAAAAATATGGTATAAAACCTGCTGGCTTAGGTGCAAGGGATACTTTGAGACTTGAGGCTGGATATACACTTTACGGCAATGAGACAAAGGAACTCCAGCTTTTAAGCACTGACATAGACGAGGTTACTCCATTACAGGCCAACCTTGACTTTGCAATCTTCTGGGACAAGGACTTTATCGGCAAAGAGGCCCTGCTAAGGCAAAAAGAGATAGGACTACCTTCAAAGATGGTACACTTTAAGATGGTGGATAAAGGAATTCCAAGAGCAGGCTATAAAGTGTACGCAGAAGGCAAAGAGATCGGAGAAGTTACAAGTGGAACAATGTCTCCGTTGCTTGGTGTTGGAATAGGAATAGCGTTCGTTAAACCAGAATACGCCAAACCAGGGGTAGAGATTGAGATTGAAGTAAGAGGACAAAAGAAGAAGGCCTTAACAGTTGCCCCACCCTTCTATGACCCCAAGAAATATGGAGCATTTAGGGAGGAGTGA
- a CDS encoding cyclase family protein yields the protein MIIDLSMELSENILVYPGDPKVEIKAWSTIEKDGYYMNTLFMGEHSGTHVDAPAHFIKGCKTIDEMPLDKFIGEGAVIDVSKLDREILPEDITENPEILLLYTNGAEVYLSEESAKHLVNLGIKAIGIDKPSIDRDFRAHRVLLANEVVIFENLVNLEKLIGKEFTFIGVPLKIKNGSGSPVRAFAIIKEK from the coding sequence ATGATAATTGATCTAAGTATGGAGCTTAGCGAGAATATCCTTGTTTATCCCGGAGATCCAAAGGTGGAGATAAAAGCGTGGAGTACTATTGAAAAAGACGGCTACTATATGAACACGCTTTTTATGGGAGAACATAGTGGAACTCATGTTGATGCCCCTGCACATTTCATTAAAGGATGCAAAACGATAGATGAGATGCCACTAGACAAATTTATTGGAGAAGGCGCAGTTATTGATGTTTCAAAACTGGACAGGGAGATATTACCCGAGGATATAACAGAAAACCCTGAAATATTACTATTGTATACCAATGGAGCAGAAGTTTATCTAAGTGAAGAAAGTGCAAAGCACTTAGTCAACCTTGGTATCAAGGCCATTGGGATAGATAAGCCCAGTATAGATAGAGACTTCAGAGCTCATCGTGTTCTGCTGGCTAATGAAGTGGTTATCTTTGAAAACCTTGTAAACTTAGAAAAGCTCATTGGAAAAGAGTTTACTTTTATAGGAGTCCCATTAAAAATCAAAAATGGCTCGGGCAGTCCAGTTAGGGCTTTTGCAATAATAAAAGAAAAGTAG
- a CDS encoding adenosylhomocysteinase: MKCSKDYCVKDIKLAPEGEKKIDWVSRFMPVLQNIRKEFEQEKPFKGVKIATTLHLEMKTAFLLLTLKAAGAEVSAAASNPLSTQDDVVAALAKNGVKVYAIRGESREEYYEFMHRALDIEPNIIIDDGADMVSTVLRERQELIENLWGASEETTTGVIRLRAMEKDGVLRFPIIAVNDSYTKYLFDNRYGTGQSTWDGILRSTNLLIAGKNVVVVGYGWCGRGIAMRAKGLGATVIVVETDPIRALEARMDGFLVMSMSEAAKVGDIFVTSTGNINCIRKEHFEVMKDGVIMANAGHFDVEISKPDLESLAVEINNPRPHITEYKLKDGRRLYLLAEGRLVNLAAADGHPAEIMDMSFALQAMAAKYIRDNHEKLENKVYVLPREIDEMVARIKLKAMGIEIEKLTEEQKQYLESWEHGT, encoded by the coding sequence ATGAAGTGTAGTAAAGATTACTGTGTGAAGGACATCAAACTAGCCCCAGAAGGAGAGAAGAAGATTGATTGGGTATCGAGGTTTATGCCTGTTCTCCAGAACATAAGAAAAGAATTTGAACAAGAGAAACCCTTCAAAGGAGTCAAGATTGCCACAACTCTTCACCTCGAAATGAAGACTGCATTTTTGCTTTTGACCCTAAAAGCAGCCGGTGCTGAAGTGTCTGCAGCAGCCAGCAATCCTCTAAGTACTCAAGATGATGTTGTAGCTGCTTTAGCTAAAAACGGAGTAAAGGTTTATGCCATAAGAGGGGAAAGCAGAGAGGAATACTATGAGTTCATGCACAGAGCTCTCGATATTGAGCCGAACATCATCATAGATGACGGTGCTGATATGGTAAGCACAGTCCTCAGAGAAAGACAAGAACTTATAGAAAACCTATGGGGTGCAAGCGAAGAGACCACAACAGGTGTGATAAGACTTAGAGCAATGGAAAAGGATGGAGTGCTTAGATTCCCAATCATAGCTGTTAATGATTCCTACACCAAATACCTCTTTGACAACCGCTACGGAACTGGTCAATCAACATGGGACGGTATACTTAGGAGCACAAACCTTCTTATAGCTGGTAAAAACGTCGTTGTAGTTGGCTATGGCTGGTGTGGAAGAGGAATAGCCATGAGAGCTAAAGGTCTTGGGGCCACAGTAATTGTTGTTGAAACTGATCCAATTAGGGCCTTAGAGGCAAGGATGGATGGATTTTTAGTCATGTCAATGAGCGAAGCTGCCAAAGTAGGAGATATATTCGTAACCTCAACCGGAAACATAAACTGTATCAGGAAAGAGCACTTCGAGGTCATGAAAGACGGAGTAATAATGGCAAACGCTGGCCACTTCGATGTTGAGATAAGCAAGCCAGACTTGGAGAGCTTAGCTGTGGAGATAAACAATCCAAGGCCACACATCACGGAGTACAAGCTCAAAGATGGAAGGAGGCTATACCTCCTGGCGGAAGGGCGTTTAGTGAACTTAGCAGCAGCTGATGGACACCCAGCTGAAATTATGGACATGAGCTTCGCTTTGCAAGCGATGGCTGCAAAATACATCAGGGACAACCACGAGAAGCTCGAAAACAAGGTCTACGTCCTTCCAAGGGAGATTGACGAGATGGTCGCGAGGATTAAGCTCAAAGCCATGGGCATTGAGATTGAAAAGCTAACGGAAGAGCAAAAGCAATACTTGGAGAGCTGGGAGCACGGAACCTAG
- a CDS encoding nucleotidyltransferase domain-containing protein — protein sequence MNWQLALEKFLEEWKGKDFVEAALLTGSYAIGMETKYSDVDVYIILSDSIDWRERGNKVIDGVLIEYFVNPVKQIKHYFKKEFKENGRSTARIVAISKVLFDKTGITEELKREALEYMEKPFEKPDAVWVEIAKYSLWDMLDGLMDAKERNDPSFNHLYHLTLNHALHVYSKFLCVETPPASKVYRLFTDEKFRKAYMFESFPDEKFVTLFLNAMQEEKLETLEKLVVYVFEKMGGFNIDGWRLKTRTEV from the coding sequence ATGAACTGGCAACTCGCTTTAGAAAAGTTCCTTGAGGAATGGAAGGGAAAAGACTTTGTTGAGGCTGCTCTGCTCACGGGGAGCTATGCGATAGGTATGGAAACTAAGTACTCTGACGTCGATGTTTACATCATCCTTTCAGACAGTATCGATTGGCGTGAGCGAGGAAATAAAGTAATTGACGGAGTTTTAATTGAATACTTTGTAAACCCGGTGAAGCAGATTAAGCATTACTTTAAGAAAGAATTTAAGGAAAATGGTAGGAGTACTGCGAGGATCGTTGCAATTAGCAAAGTTCTGTTTGATAAGACCGGCATAACTGAAGAACTCAAAAGAGAAGCGCTAGAGTACATGGAAAAGCCTTTTGAGAAGCCGGATGCAGTTTGGGTGGAAATTGCCAAGTACTCCCTCTGGGACATGCTTGATGGTCTGATGGATGCAAAAGAGAGAAACGACCCAAGTTTTAACCACCTTTATCACTTAACTCTTAACCACGCCCTCCATGTTTACTCAAAGTTCCTCTGCGTTGAGACCCCTCCAGCAAGTAAGGTCTATCGTTTATTTACCGATGAGAAGTTTAGGAAGGCATATATGTTTGAGTCTTTTCCGGATGAAAAGTTTGTTACACTGTTTTTGAATGCTATGCAGGAAGAAAAACTTGAAACATTAGAAAAACTCGTCGTATATGTCTTCGAAAAGATGGGAGGATTTAACATCGATGGCTGGCGTTTAAAAACAAGAACGGAGGTTTAG
- the tsaA gene encoding tRNA (N6-threonylcarbamoyladenosine(37)-N6)-methyltransferase TrmO translates to MEKFKLIPIGRVHKDSETFLEIYPEFAEALEGLNEGDWIKLILWFHESDTPEKRKILKVHPYNNPENPLKGVFATRSPVRPNPLAIYALKIHRIERNRLYIDWIDANDGTPIVDIKILVERFDCPREMSIDEQELDIPSSRQIGEINLIPKKSEFLHPKEISPEKYNALVLELGSKTTILTAKDLVELIRALKEFYDRLPVEIKDKLKLE, encoded by the coding sequence ATGGAAAAATTCAAGCTAATTCCAATCGGAAGAGTTCATAAAGACAGCGAAACGTTCCTCGAAATCTACCCCGAGTTCGCTGAGGCCCTTGAAGGCCTAAACGAAGGTGATTGGATTAAGCTAATTTTGTGGTTCCATGAGAGTGATACGCCGGAAAAAAGAAAAATCCTAAAAGTTCATCCATACAACAACCCAGAAAATCCCCTTAAAGGTGTCTTTGCTACGCGCTCACCCGTTAGACCGAATCCCCTTGCGATTTATGCCCTCAAAATACATCGTATTGAAAGAAACAGACTTTATATAGACTGGATCGACGCCAACGACGGTACACCGATAGTAGACATAAAGATACTTGTAGAGAGGTTTGATTGTCCTAGAGAAATGTCAATCGATGAACAAGAGCTTGATATTCCTTCATCACGACAGATTGGCGAGATAAACTTAATTCCAAAGAAGAGCGAATTTCTTCATCCTAAAGAAATCAGCCCAGAGAAATACAATGCACTCGTTTTGGAGCTTGGTTCTAAAACGACAATACTAACCGCCAAAGATCTGGTAGAACTAATTAGGGCATTAAAAGAATTTTATGACAGGCTACCAGTAGAAATAAAAGATAAGTTAAAACTCGAATAG
- a CDS encoding alpha/beta hydrolase: MLYKAQFGNPEKGWVVLVHGLGEHSGRYDKLIKMLNNAGFALYTFDWPGHGKSGGKRGHATIEQAMEIIDSIIEEIGEKPFIFGHSLGGLTVIRYAETRPNRIQGLIASSPALAKSPKTPSFMVPLAKVLGTLIPTITLSNGLDPKFLSRNKEAVKKYVEDELVHDRISAALGKSVFENMKKAHQEAEKIKVPVLLLIGTADIITPPEGAIKFFERLKVEDKSIKKFNGAYHEIFDDPEWGEEFHNTIVKWLLEHVKGPKESHAPVNSEELLLIPEAGKIEKMI; the protein is encoded by the coding sequence ATGCTATATAAAGCTCAATTTGGAAACCCTGAGAAAGGATGGGTCGTTCTCGTACACGGTCTCGGAGAGCATAGTGGGCGATATGATAAGCTTATAAAAATGCTCAACAACGCTGGTTTTGCACTTTATACTTTCGATTGGCCTGGTCATGGCAAAAGTGGAGGAAAAAGAGGACATGCAACCATAGAACAGGCGATGGAGATAATAGATAGTATCATTGAGGAAATTGGGGAAAAGCCCTTCATTTTTGGCCACAGCCTTGGTGGTCTTACTGTAATAAGATATGCTGAAACAAGACCTAACCGTATTCAAGGACTTATAGCATCCTCCCCTGCTTTAGCTAAAAGTCCCAAGACACCAAGCTTTATGGTACCTCTCGCTAAGGTACTGGGAACTTTAATTCCTACCATAACTCTTAGCAATGGACTGGACCCAAAGTTCCTCTCAAGAAACAAAGAGGCTGTTAAGAAATATGTAGAGGATGAGTTAGTTCACGACAGAATCTCTGCTGCACTTGGAAAAAGTGTTTTTGAGAACATGAAAAAAGCGCATCAAGAGGCTGAAAAGATAAAAGTTCCTGTTTTACTCCTTATTGGAACTGCAGATATAATAACTCCTCCAGAAGGAGCAATAAAGTTTTTTGAACGACTCAAAGTTGAAGACAAGAGCATCAAAAAATTTAATGGTGCATATCATGAAATATTTGATGACCCAGAATGGGGAGAAGAATTTCACAACACAATAGTGAAATGGCTTCTTGAACATGTGAAGGGCCCAAAAGAGAGCCATGCCCCAGTGAACTCTGAAGAACTCCTATTAATCCCTGAGGCAGGAAAAATAGAGAAGATGATATAA
- a CDS encoding adenylosuccinate synthetase encodes MPSYIVVGGQWGDEGKGSIIAYLAIHDKPEVIARGGVGTNAGHSVFINGKKYAVRQLPTGFMNENARLLVGAGVLVDPEVFFHELEHLKDFNVEGRVGLDYRCTVIEPGHKELDRSNGYLHGKIGTTGSGCGPANADRALRKAKQVKDLKELEPYLTDVAQEVNDALDEGKLVLVEGTQGFGLSLYYGSYPYVTSKDTSASAMASDVGIGPTRVDDVIVVFKSFPTRVGAGPFPTEMSEEEADRMGLVEYGTVTGRRRRVGWFDFEFARYSAKINGATMLAITMLDKYDKEAFGVTEFDKLPKKAKDFIAEIEEKVGVPVGLIKTGPELEHIIDLRENI; translated from the coding sequence ATGCCAAGCTACATAGTTGTTGGTGGTCAATGGGGAGATGAAGGAAAAGGTTCAATAATCGCTTATCTCGCGATACACGATAAACCAGAGGTCATAGCAAGGGGCGGAGTAGGAACAAACGCTGGACACAGCGTTTTTATAAACGGGAAAAAATATGCGGTAAGACAACTTCCTACGGGGTTTATGAATGAAAATGCAAGACTTCTAGTTGGGGCTGGAGTTTTAGTTGATCCTGAGGTTTTCTTCCATGAACTTGAACACTTAAAGGACTTTAATGTCGAGGGAAGGGTAGGCCTTGACTATCGTTGTACTGTAATTGAACCAGGGCATAAAGAGCTTGACCGGAGTAATGGTTATCTCCATGGGAAAATAGGAACTACTGGCTCTGGCTGTGGGCCTGCAAATGCAGATAGAGCATTAAGGAAAGCTAAGCAGGTAAAAGACCTTAAAGAACTTGAACCTTATCTAACAGATGTTGCTCAAGAGGTCAACGATGCCCTTGACGAAGGCAAGCTTGTTTTGGTTGAAGGGACACAGGGATTTGGATTAAGTCTCTATTACGGAAGCTATCCCTACGTTACTTCTAAAGACACTTCGGCCTCTGCAATGGCCAGTGACGTTGGAATAGGGCCAACGAGAGTTGACGATGTAATAGTGGTCTTTAAGAGCTTTCCAACGAGGGTTGGTGCTGGGCCATTCCCCACAGAGATGAGTGAAGAAGAGGCAGATCGCATGGGCCTTGTTGAATACGGCACAGTTACGGGAAGGAGAAGAAGAGTAGGATGGTTTGACTTTGAATTTGCACGCTATTCAGCCAAAATAAATGGTGCTACAATGCTAGCAATCACAATGCTCGACAAATATGACAAAGAGGCATTTGGAGTCACAGAGTTTGACAAGCTTCCAAAGAAAGCAAAGGATTTCATAGCAGAAATAGAGGAGAAGGTAGGCGTTCCTGTTGGGCTGATAAAGACAGGGCCTGAGCTTGAGCACATAATTGACTTAAGAGAAAATATTTAG